A region from the Melioribacter roseus P3M-2 genome encodes:
- a CDS encoding ABC transporter substrate-binding protein: protein MKSLFGNAALVLSIILILSCAGKEHRKPSGGLEVIDDLGNPVLIDSIPRRIISLAPNLTEIIFDLGAGDKLAGNTLYCNYPPEARYVEKVGDLLTVDFEKVLSLKPDLIFITVEGNRKETFDKFKSLGLKVFVSNPRNYEGVKKSYLGIARILGKEKYALEKIEMWDRLLDSIRNKSRGEKPKTAMLPVELKPLMLAGKNTFLNEYLEFCGLVNIADDPLINYPVFNREEILVRNPDYIIILSDGKLKTEDLLDLYPEWKDLKAVRNGNVIFADRDLYSRPGPRFAEAAADLFNLLHPEESLRYPER from the coding sequence ATGAAAAGCCTGTTTGGGAATGCCGCTCTTGTCCTGTCGATTATTTTGATTCTTTCGTGCGCCGGGAAAGAGCATAGAAAACCTTCCGGCGGACTTGAAGTTATCGACGACCTCGGCAATCCCGTTTTGATCGATTCGATTCCGCGACGAATAATTTCGTTGGCTCCGAATCTGACGGAAATAATTTTCGATCTGGGCGCGGGCGATAAACTGGCGGGCAATACGCTCTATTGCAATTACCCGCCCGAAGCGCGGTATGTCGAAAAAGTAGGCGACCTTCTTACAGTCGATTTCGAAAAAGTACTGTCGCTCAAACCCGACCTTATTTTCATAACCGTCGAAGGCAACCGGAAAGAAACTTTCGACAAATTCAAAAGTCTTGGATTGAAAGTCTTTGTGTCGAATCCGCGCAATTACGAGGGCGTCAAAAAATCGTACCTCGGTATCGCGCGGATACTCGGCAAAGAAAAATACGCTCTGGAAAAAATCGAAATGTGGGACAGACTGCTCGATTCGATTCGAAATAAATCACGCGGCGAAAAACCGAAAACCGCAATGCTGCCCGTTGAATTGAAACCGCTGATGCTCGCCGGCAAAAATACGTTTTTGAACGAATATCTGGAGTTCTGCGGACTTGTGAATATTGCCGACGACCCGCTAATTAATTATCCCGTTTTCAACCGCGAAGAAATATTGGTGCGGAATCCCGACTATATTATAATTCTTTCCGACGGCAAATTGAAAACAGAAGATTTGCTCGATTTGTACCCGGAATGGAAAGATTTGAAAGCCGTGCGGAACGGTAATGTAATTTTTGCGGATAGGGATTTGTACTCGCGACCGGGACCGAGATTTGCCGAAGCGGCTGCGGATTTATTTAATCTTCTTCATCCGGAAGAAAGTCTTCGATATCCTGAGCGATAA